The following are encoded together in the Flavihumibacter fluvii genome:
- a CDS encoding deoxyhypusine synthase family protein, translated as MSKGPVSQFIQHHYRHFNSAALVDAAKGYETHLLEGGKMMVTLAGAMSTAELGVSLAEMIRQDKIQIISCTGANLEEDVMNLVAHSHYKRLPNYRDLTPQDEWDLLENHYNRVTDTCIPEEEAFRRLQKHLVKQWKDAEAKGERYFPHEFLYKVVLSGDLEQYYEIDPKDSWIVAAAKKNIPIVVPGWEDSTTGNIFASYVIKNELKASTVKNGIEYMVWLAEWYRQNSGGKGVGFFQIGGGIAGDFPICVVPMMYQDLEWHDVPFWGYFCQISDSTTSFGSYSGAVPNEKITWGKLSIDTPKFIVESDATIVAPLIFAYILGW; from the coding sequence ATGAGTAAAGGTCCGGTTTCGCAGTTCATCCAACACCATTACCGTCACTTCAATTCCGCTGCATTGGTTGATGCGGCAAAAGGTTATGAGACCCACCTTTTGGAAGGTGGAAAAATGATGGTCACTTTGGCTGGTGCCATGAGTACGGCAGAACTTGGGGTATCGCTCGCAGAAATGATCCGGCAGGATAAAATTCAAATTATATCATGTACCGGTGCCAACCTTGAAGAAGATGTGATGAACCTGGTGGCCCATAGTCACTATAAAAGGCTTCCGAATTACCGTGACCTTACACCGCAGGATGAATGGGATCTCCTGGAAAATCATTATAACAGGGTAACCGATACCTGCATTCCTGAAGAGGAAGCCTTTCGCCGCCTTCAGAAGCACCTGGTAAAGCAATGGAAAGACGCTGAAGCGAAGGGCGAACGGTATTTCCCGCATGAGTTTTTATATAAAGTGGTATTGAGCGGCGACCTTGAACAATACTATGAGATCGATCCAAAAGATAGTTGGATCGTGGCTGCTGCGAAAAAAAATATCCCCATTGTAGTTCCGGGCTGGGAAGACAGTACAACCGGTAATATTTTCGCCAGTTATGTCATCAAAAATGAACTGAAAGCAAGTACTGTTAAAAACGGTATCGAATACATGGTTTGGCTGGCCGAATGGTACCGGCAGAACAGCGGGGGTAAAGGAGTAGGATTTTTCCAGATTGGTGGTGGCATCGCTGGTGATTTTCCCATTTGTGTAGTGCCAATGATGTACCAGGACCTGGAATGGCATGATGTTCCTTTCTGGGGTTATTTCTGCCAGATCAGTGATAGCACAACCTCTTTCGGATCTTATAGTGGCGCTGTGCCAAATGAAAAAATCACCTGGGGTAAATTAAGTATAGATACCCCT
- a CDS encoding alpha/beta hydrolase family protein, producing MRGIILLVVGLLSFHAGYSQEKNNARPQTPVPPFPYTIDSLVYHSTGDSLVYGVTITKPSTSGPFPAIIFITGSGQQDRDENIFSHKPFAVLADFLTKRGFLVMRVDDRGIGLSNGDFKNSTSYDFAKDVNNHIDFLLKRKDVKKNRVGLLGHSEGGMIAPMVAASRKEIQFIILLAAPGIPIARLMAEQNEAVLKSMGVDSAAAKSYSAFFGKAMPKVAAAPDTASAKAGLLADLKDWQANEHPNRVMATTGIRDEKTQSVFLNQVVKQIYTPWFKAFLLFDPRPNLKKLTCKVLAINGGKDIQVLPASNLQGIRESLATAGNKNYTVEELPGLNHLFQTCNACSVKEYGVLTETFSPVALEKIGDWLNKEISSR from the coding sequence ATGCGTGGAATTATTTTATTAGTGGTTGGCCTGTTATCTTTTCATGCAGGCTATTCACAGGAGAAGAATAACGCACGTCCGCAAACACCGGTTCCGCCTTTTCCCTATACGATCGACTCCCTGGTGTATCATTCCACAGGAGACAGCCTGGTATATGGCGTTACTATTACGAAACCTTCTACCAGTGGACCTTTCCCGGCAATAATTTTCATCACAGGGTCTGGCCAGCAGGATCGCGATGAGAATATTTTTAGCCATAAGCCTTTTGCTGTCCTGGCCGATTTTTTAACAAAGCGGGGATTCCTGGTTATGCGTGTTGATGATCGGGGCATAGGGCTGTCGAACGGTGATTTCAAAAATTCAACGTCCTACGATTTTGCGAAGGATGTCAACAACCATATTGATTTCCTGCTTAAAAGAAAAGATGTAAAAAAGAACCGGGTGGGTTTACTGGGTCATAGCGAAGGCGGAATGATCGCCCCGATGGTCGCGGCTTCCCGGAAGGAAATACAATTCATAATTCTACTGGCTGCACCAGGCATTCCGATAGCACGGTTGATGGCAGAACAAAATGAAGCCGTATTAAAAAGCATGGGCGTTGATTCAGCGGCTGCAAAATCCTACAGTGCGTTTTTTGGTAAGGCCATGCCAAAAGTTGCAGCGGCTCCGGATACTGCCAGCGCAAAAGCAGGCCTGCTGGCAGATTTGAAAGACTGGCAGGCAAATGAACACCCTAACCGTGTAATGGCAACTACTGGAATACGTGATGAAAAAACTCAGTCTGTTTTCCTGAACCAGGTAGTGAAACAAATTTATACGCCCTGGTTTAAGGCCTTCCTGTTATTTGATCCGCGACCCAACCTGAAAAAACTGACCTGTAAAGTGCTGGCAATAAATGGTGGAAAGGATATCCAGGTGCTGCCGGCCTCCAATCTCCAGGGGATCAGGGAAAGCCTGGCAACTGCCGGCAATAAAAATTATACGGTGGAAGAATTGCCTGGCCTTAACCATTTGTTCCAAACCTGCAATGCCTGTTCCGTGAAGGAGTATGGTGTTTTAACAGAAACATTTTCACCGGTTGCCCTTGAAAAAATAGGGGATTGGTTAAACAAGGAAATCTCCAGCCGGTGA
- a CDS encoding ACP phosphodiesterase, translating into MNYLAHAYLSLRQPELLVGNLISDFVKGRAQFDYPPGIQRGIQLHRAIDSFTDAHPVNALARKVFKPAVGLYAGAFVDIVYDHYLAKDNLAFPGESLLVYSQWVYSAMGDYTAHFPEKFARMFPYMKSQDWLTNYQQRTGIERSMEGLVRRAKYLENSQEAFAAFEAEYDYLEKCYHRFFPELLLFVNNYYRQLLTSPEKP; encoded by the coding sequence GTGAATTATTTAGCCCATGCATACCTGTCTTTGCGCCAGCCGGAATTACTGGTGGGAAACCTGATCAGCGATTTTGTGAAGGGCAGGGCACAGTTTGATTACCCGCCGGGTATCCAGCGGGGTATACAATTGCATCGTGCGATCGATAGTTTTACTGATGCACATCCCGTGAATGCTTTAGCAAGGAAGGTTTTCAAGCCAGCAGTTGGATTATATGCCGGTGCATTTGTAGATATAGTATATGACCACTACCTCGCAAAAGATAACCTGGCTTTTCCCGGGGAAAGCCTTCTGGTGTATAGCCAATGGGTGTATTCGGCCATGGGTGATTATACCGCCCATTTCCCTGAAAAGTTTGCCAGGATGTTCCCATATATGAAAAGCCAGGACTGGCTGACCAATTACCAGCAGCGTACCGGTATTGAAAGAAGTATGGAAGGCCTGGTACGCCGTGCCAAATACCTGGAAAACAGCCAGGAGGCATTTGCTGCCTTTGAAGCAGAATACGATTACCTGGAGAAATGTTACCATCGTTTTTTCCCGGAACTGCTCTTGTTTGTCAACAATTATTACAGGCAATTACTCACCAGCCCGGAAAAACCTTAA
- a CDS encoding acetyl-CoA hydrolase/transferase family protein: MRPPIHYSSPEEALSVVQSGHRVFIHGSAQTPSFMMKHLAAQAHRLRNVELVNITVYGDMVVDKPEYAGHFSINSLFVSASIRDAVREGRADYVPVFLSEIPELFKQGILPIDVAIVHVSVPDQHGYCSLGVSVDIARSAVNTARFVIAQVNPNVPRTHGDGMVHVTRFSAMVYCEDPLHESVYGGAISEQELKIGEYIATLIDDRSTLQLGIGSIPDAVLKCLYNHKDLGIHTEMFSDGVIDLVEADIINNKYKHIHPNKSVTGFALGTQRLYNYVNDNPAFAFLDIDYVNETSVIRRNPKMVAINSAVEIDLTGQVCADSIGTYQYSGIGGQMDFMRGAALSEGGKPIIALPAQTNKGISRIVPFLKQGAGVVTTRGHIHYVVTEYGVAYLYGKNLRQRAHALINIAHPDDREALDRACHERFKVFPGW; this comes from the coding sequence ATGCGTCCACCAATTCACTATTCCAGCCCTGAAGAAGCCCTGTCTGTGGTTCAGTCGGGTCACCGGGTCTTCATTCACGGCAGCGCGCAAACGCCATCATTCATGATGAAGCACCTGGCAGCCCAGGCCCATCGCCTGCGTAATGTAGAACTGGTGAACATTACCGTATATGGTGATATGGTGGTGGACAAACCGGAATATGCAGGCCATTTCAGTATTAATTCGCTGTTTGTTTCCGCCAGCATCAGGGATGCCGTCCGCGAAGGCCGGGCAGATTATGTGCCCGTTTTCCTGAGTGAGATTCCGGAACTTTTTAAGCAGGGTATATTACCGATCGATGTTGCTATCGTTCATGTTTCAGTACCGGACCAGCATGGGTATTGTTCCCTGGGTGTTTCTGTGGATATTGCCCGTTCTGCTGTTAATACAGCCCGCTTTGTGATTGCCCAGGTGAATCCGAACGTTCCCAGGACCCATGGAGACGGGATGGTGCATGTTACCCGTTTTTCTGCAATGGTGTATTGTGAAGACCCTTTGCATGAATCAGTTTATGGGGGCGCTATTTCTGAACAGGAGTTGAAGATCGGGGAATACATCGCCACACTCATCGATGACCGCAGCACCTTACAGCTGGGCATTGGCTCAATTCCCGATGCTGTTTTGAAGTGCCTGTATAACCATAAAGACCTGGGTATACACACGGAAATGTTCAGCGATGGAGTTATCGACCTGGTAGAAGCGGATATCATCAACAATAAATACAAACATATCCACCCGAATAAATCGGTGACCGGATTTGCATTGGGCACTCAACGGTTGTACAATTATGTAAATGATAACCCGGCCTTTGCTTTCCTGGATATAGATTACGTGAATGAAACCTCTGTGATCAGGCGGAACCCGAAAATGGTGGCTATCAACAGCGCAGTTGAAATTGACCTCACCGGCCAGGTATGCGCAGATTCTATCGGAACCTACCAGTATTCCGGTATCGGCGGACAAATGGATTTCATGCGCGGGGCTGCACTAAGTGAAGGCGGAAAACCCATTATTGCCCTCCCCGCACAAACCAACAAGGGTATTTCCCGGATCGTACCCTTCCTTAAACAAGGCGCTGGTGTGGTTACCACGCGCGGACATATTCATTATGTGGTAACAGAATACGGAGTTGCTTATTTATATGGGAAAAACCTACGGCAGCGTGCCCATGCACTGATCAATATCGCCCATCCCGACGACCGCGAAGCCCTGGATCGCGCCTGCCACGAACGTTTTAAGGTTTTTCCGGGCTGGTGA
- a CDS encoding DUF2911 domain-containing protein — protein sequence MKRITLVLLIGFCSLSVFAQTRFPVVDKSPMDMSYYPANYPILKIQDKATEPLMARVVYSRPQKNGRKVFGELVDYGSVWRMGANEATELELYRDAKIGNTKVKKGRYSLYAIPTTTKWTIILNKETDIWGAFRYDTKKDVAKIDVPVLASTEEIESLSMYFDKSNNTINLVIGWDDEIVRMPISFF from the coding sequence ATGAAAAGAATAACCCTGGTTTTATTAATTGGTTTTTGCAGCCTGTCAGTATTCGCTCAGACGCGGTTTCCGGTAGTGGATAAGTCCCCTATGGACATGAGTTATTATCCTGCCAATTATCCCATCCTGAAAATCCAGGATAAAGCAACTGAGCCGCTGATGGCGCGGGTAGTGTACAGCCGGCCACAGAAAAATGGCCGCAAGGTCTTCGGGGAACTGGTTGACTATGGGTCAGTGTGGCGGATGGGTGCAAATGAAGCCACGGAACTGGAGTTGTATCGGGATGCTAAAATCGGGAATACGAAAGTAAAAAAGGGACGATATTCTCTATATGCCATTCCTACCACTACAAAATGGACCATCATACTCAATAAGGAAACCGATATCTGGGGTGCATTTCGTTATGATACCAAGAAGGATGTGGCAAAAATTGATGTACCGGTTCTGGCCAGTACGGAAGAAATCGAATCGTTGAGTATGTATTTCGATAAAAGCAACAATACCATTAACCTGGTTATTGGTTGGGATGATGAAATAGTCCGCATGCCGATCAGCTTTTTTTAA
- the asnB gene encoding asparagine synthase (glutamine-hydrolyzing), which produces MCGIAGIISPRQQADRSVRDQRDILAMTEQLVHRGPDGSGFWHNDACTVRFGHRRLAVIDTSPAAAQPMHYAQRFTIVYNGELYNYRELKSELQRLGHRFQTESDTEVILAAFAQYKEECLQRFDGMFALAIWDELEQRLFMARDRFGEKPFFFHEDDNGRFLFASEMKALWALGVTRQMDANHSLLFLATGQTGFPLAPERTSYTTIFQLPAASYMWLKLERDTYSPGKNIRYWDINTRQEYAGTTMQAAAELKERLLLSVQMRLRSDVPVGTSLSGGIDSGTIAALVHQLKGLKFQAFSAVFPGFEKDESALIQTLCQQFALESRQTVPGAGDLLADFDRLLWHQEEPIGSASVLVQYKVFELAKAFGVTVLLDGQGADEILGGYTQYIPWFLQEKWRSGQWKSYRKELEIFRRHGQQFKWGLKNYGAALFPHAAQSQLISRQAGSISRLPMVNPEFAAAFDARELLYKPLVTDLNDLLYFDTTMGKLPELLRYADRNSMAHGREVRLPFLQHSLVQWLFSLPANYKMKDGYTKWILRKSMENILPQTICWQSRKIAFEPPQYQWMQEAAVRERIRASREKLVQQGILHKKILSTAVSAAPAHAKENYDWRYWVLASLQ; this is translated from the coding sequence ATGTGCGGAATTGCCGGTATCATATCTCCCCGCCAGCAGGCGGATCGTTCGGTCAGGGATCAGCGTGATATCCTTGCCATGACCGAACAGCTGGTGCATCGCGGTCCGGATGGTTCGGGCTTCTGGCACAATGATGCGTGTACGGTGCGCTTTGGCCATCGCCGGCTGGCTGTTATTGATACCAGTCCAGCTGCGGCACAGCCCATGCATTATGCCCAACGGTTTACCATCGTATATAATGGCGAACTATATAATTACCGGGAGCTTAAAAGCGAATTGCAAAGGCTGGGGCATCGTTTCCAAACCGAATCAGATACAGAAGTGATTTTGGCAGCATTTGCCCAATATAAGGAAGAATGCCTGCAGCGCTTCGACGGTATGTTTGCCCTTGCCATCTGGGATGAGTTGGAGCAGCGCCTGTTTATGGCGCGGGACCGGTTTGGCGAAAAGCCATTTTTCTTTCATGAGGACGATAATGGCCGCTTCTTGTTTGCTTCAGAAATGAAGGCCTTATGGGCCCTGGGTGTCACCCGGCAGATGGACGCGAACCATAGCCTATTGTTCCTGGCTACCGGCCAGACCGGTTTTCCACTGGCCCCGGAACGCACCTCCTACACAACTATTTTCCAGTTGCCAGCTGCCAGTTATATGTGGCTGAAACTTGAAAGAGACACCTATTCCCCGGGTAAAAATATTCGGTACTGGGATATCAATACCCGCCAGGAATATGCCGGAACAACCATGCAGGCAGCAGCCGAATTAAAAGAAAGGCTATTGCTGTCTGTACAGATGCGCTTAAGGTCTGATGTGCCTGTTGGAACGTCTTTAAGTGGTGGTATTGACAGCGGCACCATTGCTGCGCTGGTACACCAGCTAAAGGGCTTGAAATTCCAGGCCTTTTCAGCTGTTTTTCCAGGTTTTGAAAAAGATGAATCGGCCCTGATTCAAACATTATGTCAGCAATTTGCCCTGGAAAGCAGGCAAACCGTTCCTGGGGCCGGGGACTTGTTGGCAGATTTTGACCGGTTGCTCTGGCACCAGGAAGAACCGATTGGTTCAGCCAGTGTTCTGGTGCAGTATAAAGTGTTTGAACTGGCCAAAGCATTTGGGGTCACCGTGTTACTCGATGGACAGGGTGCAGATGAAATATTGGGGGGGTATACCCAGTATATCCCCTGGTTTTTACAGGAAAAATGGCGATCCGGCCAATGGAAGTCATACCGGAAAGAGTTGGAAATATTCAGGCGCCATGGCCAGCAGTTTAAATGGGGTCTCAAAAATTATGGTGCTGCATTGTTTCCGCATGCAGCCCAATCACAGCTCATCAGCCGGCAGGCAGGCAGCATCAGCCGTTTACCCATGGTGAACCCCGAATTTGCGGCAGCTTTTGATGCCCGTGAATTGCTCTACAAACCCCTGGTAACAGATTTGAATGACCTCCTGTATTTCGATACCACCATGGGTAAATTGCCGGAATTATTGCGTTACGCTGACCGCAACAGCATGGCACATGGCAGGGAGGTCCGTTTACCTTTCCTGCAACACAGCCTGGTACAATGGCTGTTTTCATTGCCGGCAAACTATAAAATGAAAGACGGGTATACCAAATGGATCCTTCGTAAAAGCATGGAAAATATATTGCCTCAAACCATTTGCTGGCAAAGCAGGAAAATTGCATTTGAGCCGCCACAATACCAATGGATGCAGGAAGCGGCAGTCCGGGAAAGAATCAGGGCTTCCAGGGAAAAACTGGTGCAGCAGGGCATACTCCATAAAAAGATATTATCTACTGCAGTAAGCGCGGCACCGGCGCACGCCAAAGAAAATTATGACTGGCGATATTGGGTGCTTGCCAGCCTGCAGTGA
- a CDS encoding cystathionine gamma-synthase, with product MKLATKIIHAGMEPDPSTGAIMTPIYQTSTYVQEAPGVNKGFEYARSQNPTRKALEEALAAIENGKHGLAFSSGVAATDAVIKLLQPGDEVIAASDMYGGTYRLFTKIFEKFGIKFIYTDTTDPANVAAAITPKTKLIWLETPTNPLMNITDITAIADISKKAGTLLCVDNTFASPYLQNPLDLGADIVMHSSTKYIGGHSDIIQGALIMNDDALREQLYFIQKSCGAVPGPMDCFLALRGIKTLHLRMQRHCENGVVIAHWLRKHPKVSRVYWCGFEDHPGYAVAKKQMRGFGGMMSFELKDDSTDTTKKVLSGTHLFSLAESLGGVESLINHPASMTHASIPREERIKNGLSDALIRLSVGVEDADDLIEDLQKAIG from the coding sequence ATGAAACTTGCAACTAAAATCATACATGCCGGAATGGAACCAGATCCGTCCACAGGGGCTATCATGACGCCGATCTATCAAACTTCTACCTATGTGCAGGAAGCCCCGGGTGTAAACAAGGGATTTGAATATGCGCGGTCACAAAATCCAACGCGGAAGGCGCTGGAAGAAGCTCTTGCCGCAATTGAAAATGGTAAACACGGGCTCGCATTCAGCAGTGGTGTTGCGGCAACGGATGCGGTGATTAAATTATTGCAACCTGGTGATGAAGTGATTGCAGCCAGTGATATGTATGGCGGTACGTATCGTCTCTTCACGAAGATTTTTGAAAAATTCGGTATTAAGTTTATTTACACAGACACTACAGATCCGGCGAATGTAGCCGCCGCCATCACACCGAAGACCAAATTGATCTGGCTGGAAACACCCACCAATCCTTTAATGAATATAACAGATATCACAGCTATTGCAGATATTTCAAAAAAGGCGGGGACATTGCTTTGTGTGGATAATACATTTGCTTCGCCATACCTGCAAAACCCCCTTGACCTTGGTGCAGATATCGTCATGCATTCTTCAACAAAATACATTGGCGGGCATAGTGATATTATCCAGGGCGCATTGATAATGAATGATGATGCGCTTCGCGAGCAGCTGTATTTTATCCAGAAAAGTTGTGGTGCGGTACCGGGTCCGATGGATTGCTTTTTAGCTTTACGCGGCATTAAAACCCTGCACCTGCGCATGCAAAGGCATTGTGAAAACGGGGTGGTGATAGCACATTGGTTGCGCAAGCATCCAAAAGTGTCCAGGGTTTACTGGTGTGGATTTGAAGACCATCCCGGATATGCGGTGGCAAAAAAGCAAATGCGGGGATTTGGCGGTATGATGAGTTTCGAACTAAAGGATGACAGTACTGATACAACAAAGAAAGTATTGTCCGGCACACATCTTTTTTCACTTGCTGAAAGCCTGGGAGGTGTTGAATCATTAATTAACCACCCGGCCTCTATGACGCATGCTTCCATCCCAAGGGAAGAGCGTATTAAAAATGGTTTATCAGATGCACTGATTCGGTTAAGCGTGGGCGTTGAAGATGCAGATGACCTTATTGAAGATTTGCAAAAAGCGATTGGCTGA
- a CDS encoding formylglycine-generating enzyme family protein gives MAAEMKVSQVRLVVKGFVLVALMAVPILLPAQDSARKVIVDRQMILSGIQVGPQVSQLEKAIPLFSFEADNKYYTADNPGDKIECQLAFKDTAAAFITGLLTFRNISPDTVVLRNIMPLVKERAEVCITGWGTHELSRTHLFLPGKVPVNVIVPDNAWDLGYSSIAYANNNKIALLTRRDRSSIVKGQRTRFETILYPGGTVRYKLYIEHFSGDWQNGLVKIFQQRMLYDLPGFDSSLYQRKDLQWIRHAYVQHLMYAWDKFYFDAEDGKYHLREFLERGKKLYGGDDIVSIWPTWPTLGLDQRNQFDLFRDLPGGTTAMRKQADISRKLGARFFICYNPWDGSTRAEDHYAGLTDLIRSTSADGVVLDTKGESSRELQQAADIVRPGVVMYSEGMAVPRDMPGIVSGRVHNALYYPPMLNLNKLIKPSFAIFRVAELYKEKIRREFATSFFNGYGTEMNIMAPGQPDWADEQYRYLGRTSRILRENADNFTANGLKPLVPVTADSIWVNEWITATKTVYTIYSVQPAGYKGELFEVTPAGNTHFVDLWHHRLLTPKQVGGKWLIEAQTDAFNASDLGTNNEGEVDCIARLPNLIRAELNGNDLNIVTNGDATELRVWAGKPTYEKQPVLLKPGLQKLRVDQHFGRFEGDLVIQLVKEGILLDEQIVQIIPGSARRISVVLPTEKTTLAPKGMVHIPAGKFTFKVANGDEFIGYPKQDVDSTFNMPSCFMDRFPVTNRQYRQFLQATHYRPADTANFLKHWKGQRIPAGEEDFPVVYISYEDAKAYATWAKKRLPTEIEWQYAAQTASLREWPWDQKNPVVRRDEVVNATLTVTKLEGIDTGVCNLGNGRNYKVGSYPKGANPFGLQDLVGCVWQLTNDQYMSGSHRYIIMKGGSFFKPSSSWWYVQGGPKELYYRQYLLRVSQGFERNATVGFRCLKDSE, from the coding sequence ATGGCAGCAGAGATGAAAGTATCCCAGGTAAGATTAGTAGTAAAAGGATTCGTTCTGGTTGCTTTGATGGCAGTCCCAATTCTTTTGCCGGCACAGGACAGTGCCAGGAAAGTTATTGTTGACCGGCAAATGATATTAAGTGGTATCCAGGTTGGTCCGCAGGTCAGCCAACTGGAAAAAGCAATACCCCTGTTTTCTTTTGAAGCCGATAACAAATACTATACCGCAGACAATCCCGGAGATAAAATCGAGTGCCAGCTGGCCTTTAAGGATACAGCTGCTGCTTTTATAACCGGCCTCTTAACTTTCCGGAATATATCGCCTGATACTGTAGTGTTGCGCAATATCATGCCCCTGGTAAAAGAGCGCGCTGAAGTCTGTATCACCGGATGGGGAACCCATGAACTTTCCAGGACCCATTTGTTTTTACCAGGAAAAGTGCCGGTGAATGTTATTGTACCGGATAATGCCTGGGACCTTGGATACAGCAGTATCGCCTATGCGAATAATAATAAAATCGCATTACTCACACGGCGCGACAGAAGTTCTATTGTGAAAGGCCAGCGGACGAGGTTTGAGACCATTCTTTATCCCGGTGGAACTGTCCGGTACAAACTATATATAGAACATTTCAGTGGCGATTGGCAAAATGGACTGGTTAAGATTTTCCAGCAACGGATGTTATATGACCTTCCTGGTTTTGACAGCAGCCTTTACCAGCGTAAAGATTTGCAATGGATCAGGCATGCTTACGTACAGCACCTGATGTATGCCTGGGATAAATTTTATTTTGATGCGGAAGATGGCAAATACCATCTCCGGGAATTTCTTGAACGTGGAAAGAAACTGTATGGCGGTGATGATATTGTAAGTATCTGGCCCACATGGCCAACCCTTGGCCTTGACCAGCGAAACCAGTTTGACCTGTTCCGGGATCTGCCCGGCGGAACAACGGCAATGCGGAAGCAGGCCGATATCAGCCGTAAGCTTGGTGCCCGTTTTTTTATTTGTTACAACCCCTGGGATGGCAGTACCAGGGCCGAGGATCATTATGCCGGACTAACTGATTTAATCCGGAGCACATCTGCAGATGGAGTTGTGCTGGATACCAAAGGGGAATCGAGCCGTGAACTGCAGCAGGCCGCCGATATTGTACGGCCTGGAGTGGTGATGTATAGCGAAGGCATGGCTGTTCCGCGTGATATGCCGGGCATCGTTTCCGGCCGGGTACATAACGCCCTTTATTACCCACCCATGTTAAACCTGAACAAGCTTATCAAACCCTCTTTTGCCATTTTCCGCGTTGCTGAATTGTACAAAGAAAAAATCAGGCGGGAATTCGCAACCTCCTTTTTCAATGGCTATGGTACTGAGATGAATATTATGGCACCCGGACAACCAGACTGGGCCGATGAGCAATATCGCTACCTGGGCCGCACTTCGCGTATTTTGCGGGAGAACGCTGATAATTTTACAGCGAATGGATTGAAACCGCTGGTCCCGGTTACAGCAGATAGCATCTGGGTAAATGAATGGATTACGGCTACCAAAACAGTATACACAATTTACAGTGTGCAGCCAGCAGGATACAAGGGGGAACTATTTGAAGTGACCCCGGCTGGAAATACCCATTTTGTGGACCTTTGGCACCATCGTTTACTCACGCCAAAACAGGTTGGTGGAAAATGGTTGATCGAGGCGCAGACAGATGCATTTAATGCCAGCGACCTGGGTACCAATAATGAAGGCGAAGTTGATTGCATTGCCCGCTTGCCCAATTTGATTCGGGCGGAATTAAATGGGAATGACCTGAATATTGTTACAAACGGAGATGCCACCGAACTGCGGGTTTGGGCAGGCAAACCAACCTATGAAAAGCAGCCGGTTTTGCTGAAGCCCGGACTACAAAAACTGCGGGTTGACCAACATTTCGGACGATTCGAAGGAGACCTTGTGATTCAATTGGTGAAAGAAGGTATTCTACTTGATGAACAAATTGTACAGATAATTCCAGGTTCTGCACGCAGGATTTCGGTTGTGCTGCCCACCGAAAAGACAACTCTGGCCCCAAAAGGAATGGTGCATATACCCGCCGGCAAATTCACTTTTAAAGTGGCCAATGGAGATGAATTCATCGGGTATCCGAAACAGGATGTGGACAGTACATTCAATATGCCTTCCTGCTTCATGGATCGTTTCCCGGTCACCAACCGGCAATACCGGCAATTTTTACAAGCGACGCATTACAGGCCTGCCGACACGGCCAATTTCTTAAAACACTGGAAAGGGCAACGGATTCCTGCCGGTGAAGAAGACTTTCCCGTAGTGTATATCAGTTATGAGGACGCTAAAGCCTATGCCACATGGGCCAAAAAAAGGTTACCCACAGAAATAGAATGGCAGTATGCCGCACAAACAGCATCTCTTCGGGAATGGCCGTGGGACCAGAAGAATCCGGTGGTGCGCAGGGATGAAGTTGTCAATGCCACTTTAACAGTTACAAAACTGGAAGGCATTGATACCGGGGTTTGTAACCTGGGCAATGGCCGCAATTATAAAGTAGGCTCATATCCTAAAGGCGCCAATCCATTTGGTCTGCAGGATCTTGTGGGCTGTGTCTGGCAATTGACGAACGACCAGTATATGTCCGGCAGCCATCGGTATATCATCATGAAAGGCGGTTCCTTTTTTAAACCATCCTCCAGCTGGTGGTATGTTCAGGGGGGGCCAAAGGAATTATATTACAGGCAGTACCTGCTTCGGGTGAGCCAGGGATTTGAACGGAATGCTACGGTTGGCTTTCGTTGCTTAAAGGATTCGGAATAA